The following are from one region of the Silene latifolia isolate original U9 population chromosome 9, ASM4854445v1, whole genome shotgun sequence genome:
- the LOC141601711 gene encoding uncharacterized protein LOC141601711, with amino-acid sequence MVSIARIPPLPLEPLVEDVTEEDLNSASPIIELSTTKAAMNAVLKQGHFLFDNKPLIIKPWSPELDLVKHEVQSVPVWVKLHRLPLKFWEKGIPRISDLLGEFIKCDQATDEKTRIGYARVMIELVFGNPLPDKVKFLDEHGEMVEIEVKYEWRPVVCTVCKGIGHAAAKCRRAKKKPA; translated from the exons ATGGTGTCCATTGCTAGAATCCCGCCTTTACCATTGGAACCTTTGGTTGAAGACGTGACTGAGGAAGACTTGAATAGTGCCAGCCCCATCATTGAACTATCAACG ACTAAGGCTGCAATGAATGCAGTGTTAAAACAAGGGCATTTTTTATTTGATAACAAGCCACTCATTATTAAACCTTGGTCACCAGAACTGGATTTAGTTAAGCATGAAGTTCAGTCTGTGCCGGTGTGGGTTAAATTACATAGACTCCCACTGAAATTCTGGGAAAAGGGGATACCTCGTATTTCTGATCTTTTGGGTGAGTTTATTAAGTGTGACCAGGCCACTGATGAAAAAACAAGGATTGGGTATGCTCGGGTTATGATTGAACTAGTGTTTGGGAACCCTCTGCCTGATAAAGTGAAGTTTTTAGATGAACATGGCGAAATGGTTGAAATAGAAGTTAAGTATGAATGGAGACCTGTGGTTTGTACTGTGTGTAAAGGGATTGGACATGCTGCTGCGAAATGCAGAAGAGCAAAAAAGAAACCTGCATAA
- the LOC141601712 gene encoding uncharacterized protein LOC141601712: MPKGFTNPNMTLFDGTTDPFDHQFASSRKPQKHAGDLYRIIQGANETIGEYNTRFNNEKVAVRECDVSTAVEAFIRGLHHESDLYKHLTMHPYHSFEAVQEKAAAAIRLEEDNLARASMPSTPSVSSTSAMEKSNRKQPTSKKEERYMPYGRGVNRIGNREENHQLFILTEYGFTTSVGGLLNALREMGDGVREIRRLHKQEELSHLLPRGGKQQDKVGSTKPAAPPTCTKIINVITGGSDLSGLTYSAAKRRATETKGDRPETSCRVSHSNLPAVAFDEEDVHDSHEHHDALIIMLSMANCTVRKVLLVTGSSVNLIILKTIENMGFSEKDLQKKTIPLVGFSGETANSLGEIVIPTYAGGVN, from the exons ATGCCGAAAGGATTCACAAACCCGAACATGACTCTCTTTGATggcacaacagatccctttgaccac CAATTCGCAAGCAGCCGGAAACCACAAAAGCATGCAGGCGACTTGTACAGAATTATTCAAGGCGCAAATGAGACCATTGGGGAATATAACACCAGGTTCAATAATGAGAAGGTGGCAGTACGGGAATGCGACGTGTCAACAGCAGTGGAAGCCTTCATAAGGGGCTTACACCATGAGTCAGACCTGTATAAGCACCTGACTATGCACCCTTATCATAGCTTTGAAGCGGTGCAAGAGAAAGCGGCAGCTGCGATCAGATTGGAAGAAGACAACCTAGCTAGAGCCAGCATGCCAAGTACGCCAAGCGTATCCAGCACATCAGCCATGGAGAAGTCAAATAGAAAACAGCCCACCAGCAAGAAGGAGGAAAGGTACATGCCATATggtaggggagtcaacagaatcggcAATAGAGAAGAGAATCACCAACTCTTCATACTGacagaatatggattcacaacTAGCGTCGGAGGACTCCTAAatgcactcagggagatgggagacggGGTAAG AGAGATCAGGCGCCTACATAAACAAGAGGAGTtaagccacctattaccacgtgggggcaagcagcaagataaggtaggtTCCACGAAGCCCGCAGCACCACCTACATGCACCaaaataataaacgtgataacaggcggctcagacttaagcgggtTAACATATTCAGCAGCCAAAAGGCGTGCTACGGAAACCAAGGGAGACAGACCAGAGACTTCCTGCAGGGTTTCCCACAGCAACCTGCCTGCTGTCGCTTTTGACGAGGAGGATGTACATGATAGTCACGAACATCATGATGCACTTATCATAATGTTATCAATGGCCAACTGCACGGTTAGAAAGGTTCTGCTGGTTACTGGTAGTTCTGTCAACCTAATCATATTAaagaccatagaaaacatggggttcagcgagaaaGACTTGCAGAAGAAAACCATTCCgctggtagggttcagtggagaaacagctAACTCATTGGGAGAAATCGTGATCCCAACCTATGCTGGAGGAGTCAACTAA